From a single Candidatus Hydrogenedentota bacterium genomic region:
- a CDS encoding AAA family ATPase, translated as MELKIGSLTIERFRALRKLKVEGLGRVNLFTGRNNTGKSSLLEALRILASDASPTVILSILRFREEDGGEMEELQQPLDAEGFFSLSSLFHGFPKFSSDVEPIIISSNGGMRSMRLSLGLGSVPDERVPDGFRRFLQQQELFDDVNTRPALIVSKGDEARVMPLDHYRRYGLPRFPFRLNSPDESRLPCVFVSPFGGEETIALGRLWDEIALTDYEKDIVGALKIIDEKIEAVSMIGGEGPRRTRTAIVRSDNISRPVPLRSFGDGLNRLFGIALSLVNAKGGLLLIDEFENGLHHTVQTDIWRVIFKLAKRLDIQVVATTHSWDAIEAFQKAASEEPEDGVLVRLTRKGEDIIPTVFSREDLAIATRDRIEVR; from the coding sequence TTTCGGGCGCTGCGAAAACTTAAAGTGGAAGGGCTGGGCCGGGTTAACCTATTTACCGGACGAAATAACACCGGCAAATCATCTTTGCTGGAGGCACTCCGAATTTTGGCATCAGATGCCTCTCCAACAGTTATCCTCAGCATATTGCGCTTTCGTGAGGAGGATGGGGGTGAAATGGAGGAACTTCAACAGCCATTGGATGCGGAAGGTTTCTTTTCGTTGTCAAGCCTGTTTCATGGATTTCCAAAGTTTTCCTCTGATGTTGAACCAATAATAATTTCATCAAATGGTGGTATGCGATCCATGAGACTTTCTTTGGGTCTTGGTTCGGTACCAGATGAGCGCGTACCTGATGGATTTAGGCGATTTCTACAACAACAAGAACTATTTGATGATGTTAATACGCGACCTGCACTAATAGTCAGCAAGGGTGACGAAGCACGTGTTATGCCTTTGGATCATTACCGTCGTTATGGTTTGCCAAGGTTCCCATTCCGTCTGAACTCTCCTGACGAATCACGACTCCCTTGTGTTTTTGTTAGTCCTTTTGGTGGCGAGGAGACCATTGCGCTTGGGCGTCTCTGGGATGAAATTGCACTGACTGATTATGAGAAGGATATTGTCGGAGCGCTTAAAATCATTGACGAAAAAATTGAGGCTGTTTCAATGATCGGGGGCGAGGGACCACGTCGGACTCGAACAGCTATAGTTCGCTCAGACAACATTTCACGTCCCGTCCCTCTCCGGTCGTTTGGTGATGGGCTGAACCGACTCTTTGGTATTGCGCTCTCACTGGTGAATGCGAAGGGAGGCCTGCTACTCATTGATGAATTCGAGAATGGCCTGCACCATACCGTCCAAACTGATATCTGGCGCGTCATCTTCAAACTCGCCAAACGCCTTGACATCCAGGTGGTGGCCACCACCCACAGTTGGGACGCCATCGAGGCGTTTCAGAAAGCGGCGAGTGAGGAGCCTGAAGACGGAGTCCTTGTCCGTCTGACACGCAAGGGGGAAGACATCATCCCAACAGTGTTCAGCAGGGAGGATTTGGCCATTGCGACCCGTGACCGGATAGAGGTGCGTTGA